From a region of the Hymenobacter jejuensis genome:
- the iscX gene encoding Fe-S cluster assembly protein IscX → MNHFEPPMKWSDHEDIAMALYEKFGDDFTENKIYRIRFTDLLEWVLTLPNFEGTREQATEGHLEQIQAKWVYEWRDNQ, encoded by the coding sequence ATGAATCACTTTGAGCCTCCCATGAAGTGGAGCGACCACGAGGACATCGCCATGGCGCTTTACGAAAAATTTGGGGACGACTTCACGGAAAACAAAATCTACCGGATCCGTTTTACCGATTTGCTGGAATGGGTGCTCACACTGCCCAACTTCGAAGGCACCCGCGAACAAGCCACGGAAGGCCACCTCGAACAGATTCAGGCCAAGTGGGTTTATGAATGGCGCGATAATCAATAA
- a CDS encoding 2Fe-2S iron-sulfur cluster-binding protein, protein MKAVNITFKFQDGQPDQTHVAAQGESVLDVALNNGIHLQHNCGGVCGCSTCHVYVLQGEDDLPEISDKEEDFIDRAVNPRINSRLGCQCVVQGNEDLVILLPPQEFLGH, encoded by the coding sequence GTGAAAGCTGTCAATATCACCTTTAAGTTTCAGGACGGCCAGCCCGATCAGACGCACGTTGCGGCGCAGGGCGAATCGGTGCTGGACGTTGCCCTCAACAACGGAATACACTTGCAGCATAATTGCGGCGGCGTTTGCGGTTGCAGCACTTGCCACGTGTACGTGTTGCAGGGCGAAGACGACCTGCCCGAAATCAGCGATAAAGAAGAGGATTTCATCGATCGCGCCGTCAATCCGCGCATCAATTCCCGCCTTGGGTGCCAGTGCGTTGTGCAAGGCAACGAGGATCTGGTAATCTTGCTGCCCCCACAGGAGTTCTTGGGACATTAA
- a CDS encoding Rossmann-like and DUF2520 domain-containing protein — MLPLPALPTAAVSSPNALRVVLLGAGRVAAHLAPALEQAGHRVVHIWSRSAASATSLAARLHGATADTDPDLRHLEADVFVLAVPDAAVANVLQVAHFPMNALVTHTAGALPLDVFAAYSGVRGGVFYPLQTFSPGRAVAWETVPLCIEAAEAVGEATLLRLAHSLSHDVRLVATPARLALHVAAVFASNFTNHVLGISHALMQEAGLPFDLLAPLVRETTEKALANPPFTVQTGPAARQDTPTLHRHEAALAAHPQWQALYKALTISIQQQAQAPARNNEDPK, encoded by the coding sequence ATGCTGCCACTTCCTGCGCTCCCAACTGCTGCTGTTTCTTCTCCCAACGCGTTGCGCGTGGTGTTGCTGGGGGCGGGGCGGGTGGCCGCGCACCTAGCACCGGCGCTGGAGCAGGCAGGCCATCGGGTGGTGCACATTTGGAGTCGCTCGGCGGCTAGCGCTACCAGTTTGGCAGCACGCCTACACGGCGCAACGGCCGATACCGACCCCGATTTGCGGCACCTGGAGGCCGATGTTTTCGTGCTGGCCGTGCCCGATGCAGCCGTTGCGAATGTGTTGCAAGTGGCCCATTTTCCAATGAATGCGTTAGTGACACACACGGCCGGCGCGCTGCCACTGGACGTTTTTGCGGCGTATTCCGGGGTGCGGGGAGGTGTTTTCTACCCGCTGCAAACGTTCAGTCCTGGCCGCGCGGTAGCGTGGGAAACCGTGCCCTTGTGTATCGAAGCCGCTGAAGCGGTTGGCGAAGCCACGTTGCTTCGGCTGGCGCACAGCCTGAGCCACGACGTGCGGTTGGTGGCCACGCCCGCGCGCTTGGCGCTACACGTAGCGGCCGTGTTTGCCAGCAATTTCACCAATCATGTGCTGGGCATCAGCCACGCGCTGATGCAGGAAGCCGGCTTGCCTTTCGACTTGCTGGCGCCCTTGGTGCGCGAAACCACAGAAAAGGCGTTGGCCAACCCACCTTTTACCGTCCAGACGGGCCCGGCTGCCCGCCAGGATACGCCTACGCTGCACCGGCACGAGGCTGCGCTGGCGGCCCACCCACAATGGCAGGCTTTATACAAAGCCTTGACAATCAGCATTCAGCAACAAGCGCAAGCACCGGCTCGAAACAACGAAGACCCGAAGTAG
- a CDS encoding T9SS-dependent choice-of-anchor J family protein, translating into MKHTYATGALRTAKSGWWSALRLTGLTALLATVLGSFTAQAQDLNYNEYSVQIAQGTYTDLAATGTAITTTSTDDANSAAQPIGFTFNYNGAAFTQFVLNTNGYLRLGSQNPSAASYFNGAENYGGGPLNSADAADVNLLLPFNVDLVAGASPAEYRVATTGTAPNRICTIQWKNVSDKSRDGVVTKYTNFSFQAKLYEGTNVIEFVYDVPTAASIAANQDFFKAAAVGIKGSGKAANQAVVLQKSSAQDWTEATALGRNYSGPDENRFNFRASTRPAAGTTYRFTPGLPRDGGITAIYTLGRISPEALPHTVKAAVINFGTAAFANATATLQVTGANTFTSSKTFSLARGEVREVVFDPYPATLNPGTNTLTVTLTNDDENSDNKLTTSQVVTTNQILYTDPTKDLQGGLTYGAASGQLAAKFVISQPTTVSAITARFKDVAGNTAAYRFLLYDATGPNGTPGKTLYTSDVQTRTAAGGEVTLPVPNVLVNSPFYVAIAEQTGASSGIGYQIEFPLRKATYYANDLNNGGWDEFGDVGLEGAQLALGVTFGAAPACGAPINVSLSNITATSAAVNFTPTSGTGPYVVEYGPKGFALGTGTTVAGTTSPIALPGLTAGTTYDVYVRKNCGGTAGTSANNGPYALTTACQAASTVPYAENFDARTAPALPCGVTVLDANNDQFGWEVAQIQSTPSTPNSIVYSYNSLDPTIGADDWFFTPALSLSALQQYTVSFKYRVGAFNNGPAIPEGLEIRYGTSPTVAGMPAANTIYTSTTLAAQTFTAVNSQPLRPTANGQYYIGFHAISPGDAFFLAIDDIAITPTVLSVNTALSRAINAYPNPTTGRLTIDLGATSARKVQAAVVNSLGQVVYTCTLTGKQDQLDLSALAAGIYTLKLDIDGETAVKRIAVQK; encoded by the coding sequence ATGAAACATACTTACGCTACGGGTGCTCTGCGAACTGCGAAAAGCGGCTGGTGGAGCGCCCTTCGATTAACGGGGCTCACGGCGTTGCTCGCAACGGTATTGGGGTCGTTTACGGCCCAAGCCCAGGATTTGAATTACAATGAGTACAGCGTCCAGATCGCGCAAGGTACTTACACCGATCTTGCCGCCACGGGCACAGCTATTACCACCACTAGCACCGACGACGCCAATTCGGCTGCACAGCCCATTGGCTTCACCTTCAACTACAACGGCGCCGCTTTTACGCAGTTTGTGTTGAACACGAACGGCTACCTGCGCCTAGGCAGCCAGAATCCGTCGGCTGCCAGCTATTTCAACGGTGCCGAGAACTACGGCGGCGGCCCACTCAACAGCGCCGATGCGGCCGATGTCAACCTGCTTCTGCCCTTCAACGTCGATTTGGTGGCCGGTGCCAGCCCAGCCGAATACCGGGTCGCGACTACGGGCACCGCGCCCAACCGCATCTGCACGATCCAGTGGAAGAATGTGAGCGACAAATCGCGCGACGGGGTGGTGACCAAATACACCAACTTTTCTTTTCAGGCGAAGCTGTACGAGGGCACCAACGTCATCGAGTTTGTGTACGATGTGCCTACTGCTGCTTCTATCGCCGCCAACCAAGACTTTTTCAAGGCGGCCGCCGTCGGCATCAAGGGTTCCGGAAAGGCTGCTAATCAAGCAGTTGTACTGCAAAAGTCTTCCGCCCAGGACTGGACCGAGGCTACGGCCTTAGGCCGCAACTACAGCGGCCCGGATGAGAACCGCTTCAACTTCCGGGCGAGCACCCGCCCAGCGGCCGGCACCACGTACCGCTTTACGCCTGGCCTGCCCCGCGACGGTGGCATTACGGCTATCTATACGTTAGGCCGGATTTCGCCCGAAGCGCTGCCCCACACGGTGAAAGCGGCCGTCATCAACTTTGGCACGGCGGCTTTCGCCAATGCTACGGCTACGCTCCAAGTAACCGGCGCCAATACCTTCACCAGTTCCAAAACGTTCTCGTTGGCCCGCGGCGAAGTGCGCGAAGTAGTATTCGATCCGTATCCGGCTACGTTGAACCCCGGCACCAACACGCTGACTGTAACGCTCACCAACGACGACGAAAACAGTGACAACAAGCTTACTACCTCGCAGGTCGTTACCACCAACCAGATCCTGTACACCGACCCAACCAAGGATTTGCAAGGCGGCCTGACCTACGGGGCAGCAAGCGGCCAACTAGCCGCGAAGTTTGTCATCAGCCAACCCACCACGGTAAGCGCCATCACAGCGCGGTTTAAGGACGTAGCGGGCAATACGGCCGCGTACCGGTTCTTGCTCTACGACGCAACCGGCCCCAACGGAACGCCGGGCAAAACTCTCTATACTTCCGATGTACAAACCCGCACGGCCGCGGGCGGCGAAGTAACGCTACCCGTGCCTAACGTTTTGGTTAACAGCCCTTTTTATGTGGCTATTGCGGAGCAAACCGGCGCTAGCAGCGGCATCGGGTATCAAATTGAATTCCCGTTGCGGAAGGCGACTTATTATGCCAACGATCTCAACAATGGTGGCTGGGATGAGTTTGGCGATGTGGGCTTAGAGGGCGCTCAGTTGGCTCTTGGTGTTACGTTCGGAGCAGCTCCGGCTTGCGGTGCGCCCATTAATGTGAGCCTGAGCAACATCACCGCAACCTCCGCGGCGGTCAATTTCACACCGACCAGTGGTACAGGACCTTACGTAGTAGAATACGGACCCAAAGGCTTTGCACTTGGCACGGGCACAACGGTAGCGGGCACTACTTCGCCCATCGCTCTGCCCGGTCTTACGGCAGGCACTACCTACGACGTTTACGTTCGCAAAAACTGTGGCGGCACGGCCGGTACCAGTGCCAACAACGGCCCTTATGCGCTCACGACGGCATGTCAGGCCGCGAGCACCGTACCCTACGCCGAGAATTTCGACGCCCGAACCGCCCCGGCTCTCCCCTGCGGTGTTACGGTCCTAGACGCCAATAATGATCAGTTTGGCTGGGAAGTGGCGCAAATACAAAGCACGCCTAGCACGCCCAATAGCATTGTGTACAGCTACAATAGCCTAGACCCCACGATTGGGGCCGATGATTGGTTCTTTACGCCGGCGCTTTCCCTCAGCGCGCTTCAGCAATACACGGTGTCGTTTAAGTACCGGGTGGGGGCTTTCAACAACGGACCAGCCATTCCCGAAGGCCTGGAAATCCGGTATGGTACCTCGCCTACGGTGGCGGGCATGCCGGCGGCCAATACCATATACACCAGCACTACCTTGGCGGCCCAAACCTTCACTGCGGTGAATTCGCAACCATTGCGCCCCACCGCCAACGGGCAGTATTATATTGGTTTCCACGCCATTAGCCCCGGCGACGCCTTCTTCCTTGCCATCGACGACATTGCCATTACGCCCACCGTGCTGTCTGTAAATACGGCTTTGTCGCGGGCCATCAATGCGTATCCGAACCCAACGACGGGCCGCCTGACTATCGACCTAGGCGCTACCAGTGCCCGCAAGGTGCAGGCAGCAGTAGTCAACTCGCTGGGCCAAGTCGTGTACACATGCACGCTCACCGGCAAACAGGACCAACTGGACCTTTCGGCACTCGCAGCCGGCATCTACACCCTGAAGCTTGACATTGACGGCGAAACGGCCGTGAAGCGCATTGCGGTGCAGAAATAA
- the ccsA gene encoding cytochrome c biogenesis protein CcsA produces MLNTFIGDFGHLSIIVAFVAATVAAYSYFMAARNQPLGETDASWLRIARGSFLLHGAAVVSVITCLFIIIHSHRYEYYYAWSHSSNHLPVYYMISCFWEGQEGSFLLWIFWHVCLGLAIMRFNRKWEAPVMAVFAFVQLFLTSMILGVVLLNVKIGSSPFILLRDFLTDLPVFKLNPNFVPKDGTGLNPLLQNYWMVIHPPTLFLGFALTLVPFAFAIAGLWKGELTKWVKPALPWALFGGLVLGVGIMMGAYWAYETLNFGGYWNWDPVENAVYIPWLVLVASVHGMVLWRRSKTALRTSFVLVITTFLLVLYATFLTRSGVLGNASVHSFTDLGLSGQLIVYLAAFVVLAIGLLWYRWKEIPITDKELTTYNSELWVFVGATVLCLGAFQVLVTTSIPVYNAFLGFVGIKSNLALPADQIAHYTKFQLWMGVLIALLSGIAQVMWWQKNDKESLTNSLTVPGILTLLGASLIILLVRYNKLQISPVYIVVLTAGLFGVLANLSMVLTLVKRKVSLSGGGVAHIGIALMLLGILASAGYSNIISKNSSGLLYSREFTEEINRDNVLLWRNESAPMDGYDVSYTGQYFEVPGLPEYVNKEVLFRTDDEYKALARADIKQGDKVYYKAGDTLNILPENTYYRVEYKDKKTGEAFVLYPRAQANEEMGGLLASPDIKKFLTHDIYSHIAATPDPNKEKDWSEVKEHVLSVGDTLFVNDYFGVFRGVEPAHETAGLGLKKGDLAIQADFMVYGEKKQYHVHPVFVVRNRLIGRVPDEVEDIGLRLSFVNVDPTKGKFTFGVSTTQKDYIILKAMQKPFINLLWSGTLLMAVGFGMAIVRRRREARETVAAIPEPATARRPRALRQPEKVA; encoded by the coding sequence ATGTTAAATACCTTCATCGGCGACTTCGGGCATCTGAGCATCATCGTGGCGTTTGTGGCGGCTACGGTGGCGGCGTATTCCTATTTCATGGCTGCCCGCAATCAGCCGCTGGGGGAAACCGACGCTTCTTGGTTGCGCATTGCGCGCGGAAGTTTCTTGCTGCACGGGGCGGCCGTGGTGTCGGTCATTACGTGCTTGTTCATCATTATTCACAGCCACCGGTACGAGTATTATTATGCCTGGAGCCACTCCAGCAACCACCTGCCGGTGTACTACATGATTTCCTGCTTCTGGGAAGGACAGGAGGGTTCCTTTCTGCTTTGGATTTTCTGGCACGTATGCTTGGGCCTGGCCATCATGCGCTTCAACCGCAAGTGGGAAGCGCCGGTGATGGCCGTTTTTGCCTTCGTACAGCTGTTTCTGACGTCTATGATTTTGGGGGTAGTGCTGCTGAACGTGAAGATTGGTTCATCGCCTTTCATTCTCCTGCGCGACTTCCTGACCGATCTGCCAGTCTTCAAGCTCAACCCGAATTTCGTTCCGAAAGATGGTACAGGCCTGAACCCGTTGCTCCAGAACTACTGGATGGTGATTCACCCGCCGACGCTGTTCTTGGGCTTTGCCCTGACGCTGGTGCCGTTTGCTTTCGCTATCGCCGGCCTCTGGAAAGGCGAGCTCACCAAGTGGGTGAAGCCCGCGTTGCCTTGGGCGCTGTTTGGCGGCCTGGTGCTGGGCGTGGGCATCATGATGGGCGCGTATTGGGCTTACGAGACGCTGAATTTCGGCGGCTACTGGAACTGGGACCCCGTTGAAAACGCCGTGTACATTCCATGGCTGGTGCTGGTGGCGTCCGTTCACGGCATGGTGCTGTGGCGCCGCAGCAAAACGGCGTTGCGTACCTCTTTTGTGTTGGTAATCACCACGTTCCTGTTGGTGCTCTACGCCACTTTCCTGACGCGCAGCGGTGTATTGGGCAATGCTTCCGTCCACTCGTTTACCGATTTGGGCCTTTCGGGCCAACTGATTGTCTACCTCGCCGCGTTTGTGGTGCTGGCTATCGGCTTGCTGTGGTATCGCTGGAAAGAAATCCCGATCACTGATAAAGAGCTCACCACTTACAACTCCGAGCTGTGGGTGTTTGTAGGTGCTACGGTGCTGTGCTTGGGCGCTTTTCAGGTGCTCGTAACTACCAGTATACCAGTATACAACGCTTTTCTGGGCTTTGTGGGCATTAAGTCCAACTTGGCACTGCCTGCCGACCAGATTGCGCACTATACCAAGTTCCAGCTGTGGATGGGCGTGCTGATCGCGCTGCTGTCGGGCATTGCACAGGTGATGTGGTGGCAGAAAAACGACAAGGAAAGCTTGACCAACTCCCTCACCGTGCCGGGTATCCTGACCCTGCTAGGCGCTTCGCTGATTATTCTATTGGTGCGTTACAACAAGCTGCAAATCAGCCCGGTATACATTGTGGTACTTACGGCTGGTTTGTTTGGGGTACTGGCCAACCTGAGCATGGTCCTGACGTTGGTGAAGCGGAAGGTGAGCCTGTCGGGCGGCGGGGTGGCCCACATCGGCATCGCGCTGATGCTGCTAGGTATCTTGGCGTCGGCTGGGTATTCCAACATCATCTCCAAGAACTCGTCGGGATTGCTGTATTCGCGTGAATTCACGGAAGAAATCAACCGTGACAACGTGCTGCTGTGGCGCAACGAATCGGCACCGATGGACGGCTACGACGTGAGCTATACCGGTCAGTATTTTGAAGTGCCCGGCCTGCCCGAGTACGTAAACAAAGAAGTGCTGTTCCGCACCGACGATGAGTATAAAGCCTTAGCCCGCGCCGATATCAAGCAAGGAGACAAGGTGTATTACAAAGCCGGCGACACACTCAATATCCTGCCCGAAAACACGTATTACCGCGTCGAATACAAAGACAAGAAAACCGGCGAAGCCTTTGTCTTGTATCCGCGGGCGCAGGCTAACGAGGAAATGGGCGGCCTTCTGGCTTCGCCTGACATCAAGAAATTTCTGACCCACGACATCTACTCACACATCGCCGCCACGCCCGACCCAAACAAGGAAAAGGACTGGAGCGAAGTGAAAGAGCACGTGCTGTCGGTGGGCGATACGCTGTTTGTTAACGATTATTTTGGCGTATTCCGCGGCGTAGAACCAGCGCACGAGACCGCAGGCTTGGGCCTGAAAAAAGGCGATCTGGCGATTCAGGCCGACTTTATGGTGTACGGCGAGAAAAAGCAATACCATGTGCACCCGGTGTTTGTAGTACGCAACCGCCTCATTGGCCGCGTACCGGACGAGGTAGAGGACATCGGTCTGCGCTTGAGCTTTGTCAACGTAGACCCCACCAAGGGCAAGTTCACGTTTGGAGTGAGCACCACACAGAAGGATTATATCATCCTGAAAGCCATGCAGAAGCCTTTCATCAACCTGCTGTGGAGCGGCACGTTGCTGATGGCAGTGGGCTTCGGAATGGCCATTGTGCGGCGTCGGCGCGAAGCCCGTGAAACCGTAGCTGCCATACCAGAACCAGCTACTGCCCGCAGGCCTCGCGCTTTGCGTCAGCCTGAGAAAGTAGCATAA
- a CDS encoding cytochrome c maturation protein CcmE domain-containing protein has protein sequence MKKSHILVLAVIAAAIGIILSTAGDVSQYVSFKEARELAAEGSPTKVHVVGRLPRDGQRILGLEYNPTLDPNYFAFTLVDTNRIAQRVVYFNPKPQDFDKSEQIVITGSMRNNVFVADKILLKCPSKYVEKDIKGATASVN, from the coding sequence ATGAAAAAATCGCATATCCTCGTTTTGGCGGTCATTGCAGCCGCAATTGGTATCATTCTCAGCACCGCTGGCGACGTCAGCCAATACGTTTCTTTTAAAGAAGCCCGCGAATTAGCGGCGGAAGGCAGCCCGACCAAAGTGCACGTCGTCGGTCGCTTGCCCCGCGACGGGCAGCGGATTCTGGGCCTTGAGTACAACCCGACGCTTGATCCCAACTACTTCGCTTTCACGCTGGTAGATACCAATCGCATTGCGCAACGCGTGGTGTATTTCAACCCCAAGCCTCAGGATTTCGACAAATCCGAACAAATCGTGATCACCGGCTCCATGCGCAACAACGTATTCGTGGCCGACAAAATCCTGCTGAAGTGCCCGTCCAAGTACGTTGAGAAGGACATCAAAGGCGCGACGGCTTCAGTCAACTAG
- a CDS encoding CcmD family protein, whose translation MKNSLRSALLLLAALVLPVWQALAQTATADAPEMADAMRQSGKIYVVVAVIVTVLVGLLAYLISLDRKISRLEREVRD comes from the coding sequence ATGAAAAACAGCTTGCGTAGCGCCCTGCTGCTCCTAGCCGCGCTGGTACTTCCGGTGTGGCAGGCCTTGGCCCAGACGGCCACCGCCGATGCTCCCGAAATGGCCGATGCCATGCGTCAAAGTGGCAAAATCTATGTCGTGGTGGCCGTAATCGTGACGGTGTTGGTGGGCCTGCTGGCTTACCTGATCTCCCTAGACCGTAAGATCAGCCGCCTCGAACGCGAGGTGCGCGACTAA
- the ccsA gene encoding cytochrome c biogenesis protein CcsA, producing the protein MKKNWWKALTVILLLYTAVAGLLAHVPRLAILNETIRNLYFHVPMWFAMTIILTTSMIYSIRYLRTPTNRLDVLAHESAKTGMVLGILGLLTGSTWARFTWGAWWVASDPRLNGAAIAMLIYGAYLVLRSSFTDEQQRARVSAIYNIFAYAAAIPLLFILPRMQDSLHPGAGGNPGFSKYDLDNNMRLVFYPAVIGWTLLGVWITQVSTRLTFLKQKIYEKQLA; encoded by the coding sequence ATGAAAAAAAACTGGTGGAAAGCCCTGACGGTGATTCTGCTGCTGTACACAGCCGTTGCCGGCTTGTTGGCACACGTACCCCGGCTGGCGATTCTCAACGAGACCATCCGTAACCTCTACTTCCACGTGCCCATGTGGTTTGCGATGACCATCATCCTGACCACGTCCATGATTTACTCCATCCGTTACCTGCGCACGCCCACCAACCGGCTGGATGTGCTGGCCCACGAATCGGCCAAAACCGGTATGGTGCTGGGGATCTTGGGGTTACTTACGGGCAGCACGTGGGCGCGCTTCACGTGGGGTGCGTGGTGGGTGGCTTCCGATCCGCGCCTGAACGGTGCCGCCATTGCCATGCTGATTTATGGAGCTTACCTCGTGCTGCGGTCGTCCTTTACGGATGAGCAGCAGCGCGCCCGCGTGAGCGCCATCTACAACATATTCGCCTACGCGGCGGCCATTCCGCTGTTGTTTATCCTGCCCCGCATGCAGGATTCGTTGCATCCCGGTGCCGGCGGCAACCCTGGTTTCAGCAAGTACGACCTCGACAATAACATGCGCTTGGTATTCTATCCGGCCGTGATCGGCTGGACGTTGCTGGGCGTTTGGATCACGCAGGTATCTACCCGCCTGACGTTTTTGAAACAAAAGATTTATGAAAAACAGCTTGCGTAG
- a CDS encoding heme exporter protein CcmB: MQKDFRLELRQRAALSGMLLYVGSTVFVCYLSFALRGGQLPAPAWNALFWIILLFTAVNAVAKGFLQESRGRQLYYYALVRPQAVILAKISYNTLLLLGLALIGFGAYALVLGNPVQDLTLFLGNVMLGALGFASTLTLVSGIASKATNSSTLMAVLGFPIMIPMLLLLIKVSKNALDGLEFQSSKSSLLTLVALNMIVGAVSYLLFPFLWRS, encoded by the coding sequence ATTCAGAAGGACTTCCGCTTGGAGTTGCGGCAGCGGGCGGCGCTTAGCGGCATGTTGCTTTATGTAGGCAGCACCGTATTTGTGTGCTACCTGAGCTTTGCGCTTCGGGGTGGCCAGCTCCCGGCCCCAGCCTGGAATGCGCTGTTCTGGATTATCCTGCTCTTCACGGCCGTCAATGCGGTAGCCAAAGGATTTTTGCAGGAGAGCCGCGGACGGCAGCTCTACTACTATGCGCTGGTGCGCCCGCAGGCCGTGATTTTGGCTAAGATCAGTTATAACACCTTGCTGCTGTTGGGATTAGCTCTGATCGGCTTTGGCGCTTACGCCTTGGTATTAGGCAATCCGGTGCAAGACCTGACCCTGTTTTTGGGCAACGTGATGCTTGGCGCGCTGGGTTTTGCCTCCACGCTTACGCTGGTTTCAGGCATTGCGTCAAAAGCCACGAACAGTAGCACTTTAATGGCCGTGCTCGGGTTTCCCATCATGATTCCGATGCTGTTGCTGCTCATCAAAGTATCCAAAAATGCACTGGACGGCCTGGAATTTCAATCCAGCAAAAGCTCCTTGCTGACGCTGGTTGCCCTGAACATGATCGTGGGAGCCGTTTCCTATCTACTATTTCCTTTTTTGTGGCGCAGTTGA